The Deltaproteobacteria bacterium genome includes a region encoding these proteins:
- a CDS encoding DUF4258 domain-containing protein, translated as MTLHGHEEMEADGLTVHDVEHVILTGQILERQRDQRRKEWKYLVEGKTVAGDAAMVVTKIGPTGKLVVVTVYAL; from the coding sequence ATGACCCTCCACGGTCATGAGGAGATGGAGGCAGACGGCCTAACGGTGCACGACGTCGAGCACGTGATCCTGACCGGGCAAATCTTGGAGCGGCAGAGAGATCAACGCAGGAAGGAGTGGAAGTACCTGGTGGAAGGTAAGACGGTGGCAGGCGATGCGGCGATGGTCGTGACGAAGATCGGGCCCACCGGCAAGCTGGTTGTGG